The DNA window GTCTAAATGGCTACAATCCCCAAACACTGATAACAAATGTTGCCAAGGATGAGGAGCAACagagaactctcattcattgctggtgggaatgcaaaatgatactgctactttggaagacagttttgccagttttttccaaagctaaacatagttttaccatatgacccagcaattgtgctcctagGTACTTCCCCAAATGAGTTGAAAgcttatgttcatacaaaaacctgcccatgaatgtttatagcagcttaatTGATGAttgccaaaaattggaagcaaccaagatgtttttcaataggtgaatgaatcCATACAATagataaaaaaaatgttatcaagccatgaaaagatatgaaggaaacttcagtgcatattactaagtgaaagaagccagtctgaaagactacatactatatgattccaaccatatgacgttctgggaaaagcaaaactataaagatagcaaaaagatcagtgattgccggGGGCTTGAGAGgggtgagggaagagggaagggatgaACGTATAGTGCACAGGAGATATTTAGGGAAGTAAAAAATCTCCTGTATAATATTGTAATAGTGTATaaaaggtgtatatatatatatatatatatatatatatgtttgtgcaGGGGAGTGTCTatcatctttattgaagtatagttgacatgcaataaactgcacatatttatttgaagtgtacatttttaaatgttttgacaCGTGtacatccatgaaaccatcaaCACAAACAagataatacatacatacatataaagagGCTATTTTCCTGATCAAAAAGAACCAATTCAGCAGGTGTATACTTTTCGCCCTTTGtcctgtatctttttcttttggaatGTGGACACAATCTCTACCTATGTAGAAGCTTTTATGAGACAATGAGAATAAAAGTCATGCGAAAAGTGTGAAGGATCAAAAAGACAGAAGGAACCTGAGACTTCTTCGATGATTTTTGAAACCACCATATCAACCCTAGACTGCCTAGGTCAGGAGTTCtcctttggaagaaaaaatactCCTATTTGGTTAAACCATTGCAGTTGAGTTTCTCTTATAAGGAGATGAAGTTAGAAATTCCTAACTGACATGCTATCCATTAGTTgggcttataaaatattttctttcaaaaaagaaaaccaacagaaaaaaaatcttaatgatcAGAAATATAACTTTTTCCAAATCTTTCTATAATCTttctataatgaaatataatcctGATCCTGGAAATTGCCTGAATAAGGCCAGGACTCACTACTAAGGTGGAAGAGGAATGGATGAGGAAATCTGGGGATTTTCACCCTGAAGAAAAGTCTGCATATGAAGGGAGGTAACAGTTTTATTCAAATATCTGAAGGACTTTCCAGTGGAAGGGCCATTGGATTTATGACTGGCTATTAGACGTGTAATTGGTACCACATGTAAAAGGCTCATGCAGGCAATATAACCATGTTATGTGGAACTTTTAAATCTTTGCCAAAGGTATGCAAAGATGGAATATAAGCTGTGGTAGAGTTTTCTGATGTTGCCAAGGGTTCAAGCCTAGGCTGAAAAACTATTTGGCAGGAGATTTTGTGATTTATTCTCCAAATAATACAATCCAGAAGATTTAAGTGAATAACTTTAGGCAGTCAGATaatatacacaaaggaaaaacTGGAATCCAGAACATTGAGGTTTCAAAGATCACACTCTTTCCATTAAACCACATCATCTCCAGGAGACAACTacaaaagagatttaaataacagATGAGAATTTGATTAGAGGAGTTTTAAGGTATCTTCCCAGACTGCAGTTACTGATTtctcaaaggaaaggaaagaaacaaaatttagagtgttacataaatgaaaaattgaGGATGCCTCTTGCATTTAAGGATCTGTTAATTTCAGTGGCGTCTCTGCACTTACTAGGAGTCCTGGTTCTGGAACAGGGGCAGGCCTTGAAAACCGTTTactaaatttcctcttctgtttccttagGTTTTGCATACGCTCTATACGTTTATCTGTGGACTTTGGgaaaattagaaggaaagaagacattTACAATGTTAACAGCATAGCATGCTGACAACATTTTCGGTTTGTGtccataaaaaaagataaacacgATCAGTGCATACAGCTTACATAGCTAcatagaagtaggaaaaaaacttTCTGCAAATGTGtgatttatagatgaagaaaacattttggagcctcagtattctttttttttgtggtcttagatggggcatgcgggatcctcgttgcggcgtgcgggatcattccttgcggcgcgcgggcttctctctagtagTGGTGCGTGAGTTTTATCTCTTTTCtaagttgtggtgtgcgggttttctcttctctagttgtggcgcacgggctccaggacatgtgggctctgtagtttgcggcatgcaggctctctagttgagatgcgcgggctcagtagtagtggtgtgcgagggcttagttgccctacggcatgtgggatcttagttccccaaccaaggatggaacccgcgtcccctgcattgcagaacggattctttaccactggaccaccagggaagtcccacctcagTAGAGTTTTCAAATGAAACTTTTACTCTTTATTTCCACTTCATTAACTGTGCACAATAGTGCACAATATGGACAATAGAAAACAATGTTAAGAAGGaagaataggacttccctggtggtgcagtggttgagaatctgcctgccaatgcaggggacacaggttcgagccctggtccgggaagatcccacatgccgtggagcaactaagccagtgcgccacaactactgagcctgcactctagagcccgtgagccacaaccactgagcccacatgccacaactactgaagcccacgcgcctagagcccgtgctccacaacaagagaagccaccgtgtgagaagcccgcgcaccgcaacgaagagtagcccccgctcgccacaactagagaaagcccacacacagcaacgaagacccaacgcagctaaaaataaataaataaatttattttatttttttaaaaaaagaaggaataaatcaTACAATGAATTTTGTGTGATCTTATGTTTATAAAGTTCGAAACCAAGAAAAACAATATCCTTTTAGAAGCACATAGGTGATaaactattaaagaaaaagattagcttgataaaaataaaattcaaggtagtggttacctctgggagagacacagggaggtCGAGTAGGGAAGCAGCCCCTAGGTGAATTCAAGGATACTCATGTTTTCTTAAATTGGAGGTATATTTTGTTACCCtgctttaaaattatgtatgCTACATATATCCTTGTGTATGTATCACGTtacatttaaaaaggagaatattAAACCATTTAGGTCATCCTGTTAAGACTCATTCTGATAGTAGTCACAAGATCCCAGAGTCTCAAGAAAGATAACACAGAAGTGTCTAGCTAATAGTACTTCTGTCATATTAGGGACGATCACacataaaggaacaagataagtcACACTTTTGAATTAaccagaattatttatttaaacattaccTGCCTTTCAGTGACGTCTGAAGGATGATGCCATTTTGAGCCTTCCTACAtaacatgtaaaattaaaaaataaaataagtcatgagCAAACAGAAAAATCAGCTATTATAATCGGAAGCCTATGCTACTGTTTTCTATTTATGTAATAGATGCCTATTATCTCAACTGCAAGAGGCAGGATCAGAATAAGAGCATCAAAGTAAACATTGGGGTGGAAGATGAGAtagtattttgagaaaaaagaacctGCTATGAACCACATTACCGGGACTACTGAGATTTATTCTGGAAGGAAAGGCTGTACAAGAAATCCAAAAATTCATGTTTCTGTTGGTACTGAATTTTGTCATGCTGGGTCAataagtcattcaacaaacagatGACTGCACGCGCCTGGCCCCCAGCAGGTGCGAGGTGGGGCTTTTCCTCCTCCCGGTGGGTCCTGCAGCCCAGAATCTAGCCTGCCTCCTTCACCCGGGATTTCCTAACCCCAAAGCACCAACCCCCGCGTAAAGGCCAGCAGCGCGAGCGGCCGAGGCGGCCTCCGAGGGGGGAGGCCGGCGCCAGGGCGGCAGAGGCGGCGTTGAGGGCCCGGGGGGACTCACGGCGTTGACTTGGACAGCGTCGTCCTCCCTACAGCACAGGCACATGCTGCAGAGCCTCGCAGCGCCGCGGCGCCCACTGCCGGACCCCCGCCAAGTCCTCGCGGGTGCGCCACCTACGGCCCGCGAGCCCCGCCCGGTCCCGTCACAATTCTCTTTATCCTGGCCGGGAGGGCCCCGCCCTTTCCCTTAGCCGTCTTCCAATCCCAGTGCCGGGAAGGTGGAGTTCCTAGCCTCGGAAGAGCATCTGTGGAACTAGGGATGTCAGGTCACCACAATCCCATATCCTTCCGGCTCTGTCGCTCAAACACCCACATAACACCAATTTTCTATCTTCCAGTCCGGATCTCTCTACACTCTCTCCAGGGAGTTCCCTTCCCTTCTAACACCTCTAGCTTAGATTCCACGGTCCCTCACTTTAGCCTATCCTCAGGGTTCTGAATTCCAACACCTCATTGTTCTTCCGTCACAGTTTCCAGTTGACTCCACCCAACTACTTGTCTTCAGGTCCATAACCGGGCTGAAGGGCGGGAAATCTTGAAGACGGCTGCAATACATATTCATGACCTCCAACTTAAACTGGGTCCTCATCGCTGCTTACCACTTTCATGTTGCACTACCTCTTTCTTTTTAGTACTCAGCATTTCCTTCAAACTTTCTTCCCTCTATTAAAATCTGAATCCACCATCTCCTCGTCACTTTTAGCAGAAGTAGGACAGTTCTTGCTTCACACACTAATAATGGCTAACACTTCTATAGAGTTTATGCTCAGCATATTAACTCATTAACTCCTTATAGCATCCCAACAGGGTAAATGTGTGATGACTACTGGCTGGGAAACAAGGGACTAGTatgttaaataacttacccaaggttaTACAACTGGGGAGtgagctgggatttaaatccaCAGTCTGCCTCCAGAGACTGTGCTCTTAATACTGTGCTATGCCACCAACTGCTTTTAAAAGCCCAGACTGCACAATAAAACCAATTCTGGGCATGCAGAAAGAATTTAGTAACTGGGAAGAACTGCTGCTGGGGTCCATTGCTACTGCCAGGTGAAGTGTCATGGCTAGAGTGACACTGAGAGCAAGAGAACAGGTCTGAGTCCAATCCTTCTCCCCTCCACCTGCCTTCCAATCTTCCTTCAGCACCCACTATTGGCTAAATCTACAAGGACTCCAGCTGGCTAAATTTCCAACTCTTTTATttgtaaagagaaataaaatatgcagAGTCCCAGCCCTGGCTTCAGTAGAATATGGAAGAGTGAGTTTAGAGCTGAAAGACAACAGGTCAATAAGTGGCACAGAAACCATCGTGCCCTAAATCCCTTTGCAGTCCTTCAACTGTACATCTTTGAGAATGGTTTCAAACCTCCCCACTACCCATATTGATAACCTGTATCACACTACAGTTAGCCAATGTCCTACACCAGACACAAATCTCAAAATGTGATATGACCAAGAGTAAGGGGCAAGAGTATTAACTTTCTGATTCTGGACAGTATATTTGCATAAAAATtgcctttgcaaaaaaaaatgcaatttaactgtaaaataaattatggaaactCCTAAATACTAAATGTAAGCAGAATCAATATTCCTACTTATTCATGTTTGATTGGTATAGAGCTGCAATTCTCAAAGTAAACCCCAGAAAATACCACCATCCCAAAATGTTTTACATGAAACTttacatgaaaaaacaaaacaagtaaacaagcaCACTTCCCTCCTACCTAAAAATGGGTACTGAGTTCAAATAAGTTTTGGACATTAtgggttaaacaaagttaaataagTATCTTTACTGGAGGACTACTCAAACCCTATTAATATGCTAAAGTGATTATGAATTTCCAAAAGGGTATATGTTATACGTTTGTCTAATTTATTGCTTGTGGGACCCTTTTTCAGTGTCCCATCTGTAATCTCATTTACACGTGGAGGATTCTAGATTAAAGACAGAATCCTTTTACTGAAtaactaaatattattttatattactttaagCATGACCTTGCAATGTCATAAATtacatcaataatttttttttacaaatttatttatttaatttatttatttttggctgcattgggtcttcgttgctgcacgcgggctttctctagttgcggcgagcgggggctactctttgttacggtgcgtgggcttctcattgcagtggcttctctcgttgcagagcacgggcttcagtagttgtggctcgcgggctctagggcgcaggttcagtagttgtggcgcacgggcttagttgctccgtggcatgtgggatcttcccggaccagggttcgaacccgtgtcccctgtattggcaggcggattcttaaccactatgccaccagggaagccccatcaatAACTcttaatatcaatatttaaatcagatttttcCTACATGCAATTGTTTGTCTCATTTTCTGTCTAAGCAAAATTTGCTgatcttttttttatatcttaagTGGCCGTTTCATAATGCAAGTAAGATTAGCTTGTTAGAGTGTTTCTGCACTGCAGctggtatttttattatctttgtgtatttgataaatatatactGATGAAATCAGTTGAAGTAACATTGCACTAATAAATGCTATATGTATATCTTGTAAAACAGGATACGATTTATTAAATAGAATATCTACACAATTTTCCTTAgtttaaatattaagtattttctttcattttttgcaaATGAAATCATTTCAGGTTTGTGTctcttcagctttcttttctaTCATCCCTAGTATTTCAAAACTTGGTTATTTAGCAACTGAATttatagaaacatttaaatatttcattcacattttttaaaaagcttgtcaTGTTTGACATTTCcataattagattttattttgtaagattATACAGATATAGTGCAAGTTCTTAAAAAATTAACCTGTAAGCTTTTCCACATAAATGAAACAACttatgcagaaatacaaatggaaTGTCAACATTGATCTGTCTTGTGCCATTATTCacagattttctgttttgttagtttgttttctgGGTTTCCAAAAGACCATGGAATCTATTTTGGGGCATTAAGGaactttacttatttactttgaCTTCTATATAACTATTTTTCGATTtgaaactattttccacagtacATAAGAGAATTTTGACAAAttcatatatttagaattttcctatgactttatttttaaaaatagctttgagGGAGTAAAACATTTTTAGATCCTAAGATTCTCTAAACACTGGAATTTTTTCTTACAATTAAAGTCTGTTCCCTTTCCAGGATAAAATGCTATTTGTCTACTTAGTAAATAAGATGTTGACAGATTCATCACTCTTTCTTTTTAGCCAGtttttcattctacaaatatctATATCCACTGAATGACTCTTCTGTTCCAGTCTCTGTGGCTTGTGCTGGAGTTTTAGTACTGAATAAGCCAGATTCCTATATGAATGGGTACTGTGTAAAATAATACCAGTGTAGGGCTGACTCCACGGGTGTACAGTCTGTGTAATCACACTTAGAAAGGTTGATGCTGTGCTCTTGctgtcttaaaattcttaatttttaagcaagtggctctgcattttcatttggCACTAGGACCTGCAAATTGTGTAGGTTGTCTTGATCCTACCCGACAAAGTTTGTGAGAAACGTCgttctatctatcatctatctatctatatctatcattaTGTCTCTGGGACACAGTAGCATTTcgtatcattttttattattattttatgtaggGAGTTTATAGCagatgtttccttttctgtacccATGCAGTTAAATTGTGAAATCTAGGTTAGAGACTTTTAATCTGTCTATATTAAGTTACATCTTTTTAAATTCAACCTACCATTTCATCCTGTCAAGAGCCCTTTTTGTTCTCTATAGCACAGCACCTCCATGTCATCTGCCGACCACATCAGCTTGTTACCATCATCCAAATTTGTGATGAAAATCTTGCGCAGGACAGGACTGAGAAGAACGCTCTGCGTCTCAGCACAGAAAGCTGCACAGAAGTTTCATCAATAAGTATTTACCAGTACCTTTTGGTAGAATTGTTTATTCAGTTATAAATTCACTCAACTTTGATATCAGCTAGATCTGATTACATCTATCTTGCCCACATTAATATCATGaaatactttttcaaatatattattggAGTCTGGATGTGCTTTATGCTACTAATCCACATTGAAGCTTGTTCAGTAAACTTCTCCCTAACTTAGAAATTGACTTAGATAAAATTCTAGAGTTAATATTGCATAAAGAAATCAATAAAGGAGTTAAactagggaggaaaaaaaacagcatttttGTTGgcctgttttatatttattttatgggttaatgtattagttttctatggctgctgtaacaaattaccacaaacttggtggcttagaacaatagaagtttattcttttacagtcctggaggccagaagtctgaaatcaaggtatcagcagggcttGACTCTCTCAAGGGGCTCTCAGGTAGAATCTGTTCCTtggcttttccagcttccagTGTCTGCCTGCATTCATCGACTTGAAGCTACATCATCCCAATCTTTGTCTTCATCTTCACACATCTTTCTCTTCTATGTATGTCTAACCTCTCTGCCTCTTATAAAGGTACTTGTGATGGTATTTAGGGCCCACCtagataacccaggataatctcatctcatctcatctctaatttaatcatatctgcaaagacctcttttccaaataaggcaTCATTCATtaggttccaaggattaggacatgggcatATCTTTGAGAACAGTTATTAACCTACCACAgataattttgccttttaattttgaattACATATAGGAAGGGCATTGTACATTTTCATCCTTAGGGCTACTATATATCTTAACCTGGCCCTGGGTAGGGGTTAGTTTCACCTGCTTCTCATGAGAACCTGCTTGTTCTTTCCACCACCTAGGGCTGTAGCCCCTCACCTCTG is part of the Balaenoptera musculus isolate JJ_BM4_2016_0621 chromosome 8, mBalMus1.pri.v3, whole genome shotgun sequence genome and encodes:
- the CCDC179 gene encoding coiled-coil domain-containing protein 179, which encodes MCLCCREDDAVQVNAEGSKWHHPSDVTERQSTDKRIERMQNLRKQKRKFSKRFSRPAPVPEPGLLWT